From Pochonia chlamydosporia 170 chromosome Unknown PCv3seq00019, whole genome shotgun sequence:
CTATCAGTTGTACAAGGGGTTTTAATTATGAGCAGTGctattcgcacagatacaaatctctatttgcacagatatgtgtctcacttttgactcaccCACCCCGCGCTGGCCACCATAGCCCAATCCTGTGCGATCAGCCTGCGACAGTCAATTCCAATGCAACCGAATGAGGAAAAGGTAAACAGCTAAATCGAGGATCGTCAATCTCTCTCTACGCATAAATAGAAGCCGTTAACCCTACCACACAATCGTGACGTCCGCTGATACATCATTTCACCACgcctgtcaagatggacatatgccgccttctcaacgcaCTAAGTCCCTCGCCAGGCCGGACCACTACGGCcaccgctgctgctgacGCCAATGacccaacagacgatgactACACTGGGGCTACGATCCCACCACtaccaccatcgccactctTTGACACGTACGATGACCTGTTTGCCTTCCTCCGCAACTTCCATCTTTCTAATGGCTCCGCAATAGTGAaagcctccagctcctcaaggcGAGATATCGGgggcatcatccagccaagctacATCGTCTTTAAGTGCGACCGCGGCCCACGACGGATGTCACAAAGCTCGGGACtcaggaagccgtcatcacagAAGCTTGATTGTCCCGTCAAAatcacggccaaggccaccaaaTCGTCTACCAAAGAAGTGGACGTATACGGTAGTTCATGGCCAGCATAACCACGGGCAGTCCCTTGATCCATCGGCGCACATTGTCTATCGCCGCCGCACGGttgctcagcaacaaaaggaGCGAGAGCTAGCCAACGAGAATGGCATTAGGGCCCGCGAGATGGTTAGCATTGTTAGAAAAGCCGACAGCCCAGGCTATCACTATTTTCGCACACGAGATATCTACAATGAtcgtcaagccatcaaacgcGAGCGACTTAACGGCCTTACAGCTACCCAagccttcgtcaaggagcttgagagcggGGGTATTAGAGTCAGAACCTTGcgcgacgaagatgaccgCGTCTGTGCCGTCTTTTGGACTTACGACTGGTGCCGCacaatgtggaagaagtttccGGAGGTGCTCGGTTTAGACAACACGTACAAGACCAACCGCTTTAGGTTACATCTATTTCAAGCCACCGGTGTAACGGATCAGAAGTCCCTGGCTAACTTCGCATTCGGCCTTATAAACGGCGAAAAGGAGCACCACTTCCAGTGGTTATGTGACCGACTTGACGAGCTTCGCATCGACATTGGGGCTGACACGCCAGAGGTTATAATCACCGACAAGGAACAGGCTCTCCGCACAGCCCTCATGAGCACCTTTCCAGGTGCCCAACAGCAGCTATGCGTATATCACATCTTGGCGAACGTCCGAGCTAAAATTAACGCTCGCTGGAAGGGCACcgagggcgacgatgatgacgatattAGTGTTAAGTCTGATAATAACGTAAACGCCCTTTCCGTTGACCTAAACGACAAGAATACcgaccagctccagccagagcTAGATCTTGATGTCACCGCTAGGGGCAGTGtgcaagacgaggcagaggaggggCTTGCGAACCCCTCTGATGACTACAGCCGTGAGGGGATGTTCAAAGCCTTCCGAGCTGTGGTCTATGCCGTTGATCACGATACGTTCAAGAACTCGTGGAAGTCCTTTGTCGAAACCTTCGGCAGGCAGCAACGACATATCCTGCGATATATCCAACAGGAATATATGCCGTGGCGCAAGCAGTGGGTGAAATGTTACATCGACCGCTATCGAAACTTTGGTCCAAGGGTCAATAGCCCTACGGAGACCGCACATGCAGACGTCAAGTCTCACCTTGTGACTGGCACGGGAGACCTCCTTTACCTCCACCAGGCTCTTGTCACGATGATTGATAACAAGTCCCGGTCCTATCATCAAGAGGCTGCGAGACAGATTCAGCGTCAGCGTGATAAGTACCTCAAGCaggcatggcttggcaagcttAACCTCCAGATCACATATCAGGCCATTGACCTTATTGCCAAGCAGTATCGctttgccctcgccgccctgcCTGATCAGCGCGAGCCCAAACCGCTACGCCCTTGCACGGGCAACTTTGAGCACCAATACGGCctgccatgcagccatggcatttTTGATTGCCTTATGAACGGCACGCCTCTGAGACGGAGCCAGATTGCTATGCGTTGGTGGCTCGAGAAGCCGTTGGTACGTCAGCTTGCCTCTGTCATAAGACTTCAGTATTAACAGCCTA
This genomic window contains:
- a CDS encoding transposase (similar to Metarhizium robertsii ARSEF 23 XP_007826761.1) encodes the protein MDICRLLNALSPSPGRTTTATAAADANDPTDDDYTGATIPPLPPSPLFDTYDDLFPPAPQGEISGASSSQATSSLSATAAHDGCHKARDSGSRHHRSLIVPSKSRPRPPNRLPKKWTYTVVHGQHNHGQSLDPSAHIVYRRRTVAQQQKERELANENGIRAREMVSIVRKADSPGYHYFRTRDIYNDRQAIKRERLNGLTATQAFVKELESGGIRVRTLRDEDDRVCAVFWTYDWCRTMWKKFPEVLGLDNTYKTNRFRLHLFQATGVTDQKSLANFAFGLINGEKEHHFQWLCDRLDELRIDIGADTPEVIITDKEQALRTALMSTFPGAQQQLCVYHILANVRAKINARWKGTEGDDDDDISVKSDNNVNALSVDLNDKNTDQLQPELDLDVTARGSVQDEAEEGLANPSDDYSREGMFKAFRAVVYAVDHDTFKNSWKSFVETFGRQQRHILRYIQQEYMPWRKQWVKCYIDRYRNFGPRVNSPTETAHADVKSHLVTGTGDLLYLHQALVTMIDNKSRSYHQEAARQIQRQRDKYLKQAWLGKLNLQITYQAIDLIAKQYRFALAALPDQREPKPLRPCTGNFEHQYGLPCSHGIFDCLMNGTPLRRSQIAMRWWLEKPLVRQLASVIRLQY